The following are from one region of the Hyalangium gracile genome:
- a CDS encoding MxcI, whose product MSAALLLGAVLAACGSDPEPKPEPAQPCSASGTDPVYAIATSIFGNEGSSTYVRLLESLDVQSIDLEQASEHAGFATIGAVGGKLFVGDGEAPEIHRYTVSDGCGLQEDGRLSFANYGPTVTPLYKNVFVDASTAYMQLEESRRIIWNPETMRISGTAEAPGLLATRDGLVVKAGYDRSTAVRGDYSFQPFYWTDSRFYRFSQLSQIAVYSNADDSLVKLIDAPCPGLDMATQDEAGHLYFSNWVFSTAAPVLSEDGPDNCAVRIKAGELALDASWTRKLSDIVGGRQTVGFRYLANGVGLVAVLHSEDMTIDDKTEPTAVTGGSHWRLWRVNVEAGTGQPVEGLGRFAGGYYAFRLDGRTFLLLPSADYAKTTVYELGVQGAAEPRFETLGWAYQLVKLR is encoded by the coding sequence GTGAGCGCAGCCCTTCTCCTCGGCGCGGTCCTTGCCGCGTGCGGCTCCGACCCCGAGCCCAAGCCCGAGCCCGCCCAGCCGTGTTCCGCCAGCGGAACGGACCCCGTCTACGCCATCGCCACGTCCATCTTCGGCAACGAGGGCTCCTCGACGTACGTGCGCCTCCTGGAGTCTCTCGACGTTCAGAGCATCGACCTCGAGCAGGCCTCGGAGCATGCGGGGTTCGCGACGATTGGCGCGGTCGGCGGAAAGCTCTTCGTCGGGGATGGAGAGGCGCCGGAGATCCACCGCTACACGGTGAGTGACGGGTGTGGGCTGCAGGAGGACGGCCGGCTGAGCTTCGCCAACTATGGCCCCACGGTGACGCCGCTCTACAAGAACGTGTTCGTCGACGCGTCCACCGCGTACATGCAGCTCGAGGAGTCTCGGCGCATCATCTGGAATCCGGAGACGATGCGCATCTCCGGGACCGCCGAGGCACCCGGGCTCCTGGCCACGCGCGACGGGCTGGTCGTGAAGGCGGGCTACGACCGGAGCACGGCCGTGCGCGGCGACTACTCGTTCCAGCCCTTCTACTGGACGGACAGCCGCTTCTACCGGTTCTCGCAGCTCTCGCAGATCGCCGTGTACTCGAACGCGGACGACAGCCTGGTCAAGCTGATCGACGCGCCCTGCCCGGGGCTCGACATGGCGACGCAGGACGAGGCCGGTCACCTCTACTTCAGCAACTGGGTCTTCAGCACCGCGGCGCCGGTCCTGAGCGAGGACGGGCCGGACAACTGCGCGGTCCGCATCAAGGCCGGTGAGCTGGCGCTGGACGCGAGCTGGACCCGCAAGCTCTCGGACATCGTGGGCGGTCGTCAGACGGTGGGGTTCCGCTACCTGGCGAACGGGGTGGGCCTCGTCGCCGTGCTCCATTCCGAGGACATGACCATCGACGACAAGACCGAGCCGACCGCCGTCACGGGCGGCAGCCACTGGCGGCTCTGGCGCGTCAATGTGGAGGCGGGGACGGGCCAGCCCGTCGAGGGGCTGGGCAGGTTCGCCGGCGGCTACTACGCCTTCCGCCTCGACGGTCGCACCTTCCTCCTGCTCCCGAGCGCCGACTATGCGAAGACCACGGTCTACGAGCTCGGAGTCCAGGGCGCGGCCGAGCCCCGCTTCGAGACGCTGGGCTGGGCCTACCAGCTGGTGAAGCTTCGCTGA
- a CDS encoding pyridoxamine 5'-phosphate oxidase family protein, which yields MARQFPRIEQTHREFIQRQRVFFTASAAAGSRVNLSPRGTDALRVLGTNAVVYLDLTGSGNETAAHLRADGRLTIMMCAFEGPPMILRLYGRGRVIRHGSPEYAQLLASEYGGTEPLGARQMVLLDVELVQTSCGYGVPLFEHRGERDTLKRWAEAKGPEGLEAYKHEKNVRSIDGLPTGLFDEDEASEK from the coding sequence ATGGCCAGACAGTTCCCTCGCATCGAGCAGACGCACCGCGAGTTCATCCAGCGCCAGCGGGTGTTCTTCACCGCCTCCGCCGCCGCGGGCAGCCGCGTGAACCTGTCGCCCCGAGGCACGGACGCGCTGCGCGTGCTCGGCACGAACGCGGTCGTCTACCTCGATCTCACCGGCAGCGGGAACGAGACGGCGGCGCACCTGCGCGCCGACGGGCGACTGACGATCATGATGTGCGCCTTCGAGGGCCCGCCCATGATCCTGCGCCTCTACGGACGCGGGCGCGTGATTCGTCATGGCAGCCCCGAGTATGCCCAGCTGCTGGCCTCGGAGTACGGGGGCACGGAGCCGCTGGGAGCTCGACAGATGGTGCTGCTCGACGTCGAGCTCGTGCAGACCTCCTGTGGCTATGGCGTGCCGTTGTTCGAGCACCGAGGCGAGCGGGACACGCTCAAGCGCTGGGCCGAGGCCAAGGGCCCCGAGGGCTTGGAGGCCTACAAGCACGAGAAGAACGTCCGCAGCATCGACGGACTGCCGACCGGCCTCTTCGACGAGGACGAGGCATCTGAGAAGTGA
- a CDS encoding superoxide dismutase family protein translates to MRKMIWLAGGLALAACGNGPRATTTLMNASGESIGTVTLVEKGDEVELQIAATGLAPGQHGIHFHEVGKCEGPAFTSAGAHFNPRDKQHGLESPNGAHAGDLPNLEVDPSGRAATTMTTDRVTLSDGPLSVFDADGTALVIHALPDDQVTDPSGNSGDRIACGVLQRSE, encoded by the coding sequence ATGCGGAAGATGATCTGGCTGGCAGGCGGACTGGCACTGGCGGCTTGCGGCAACGGGCCGCGCGCCACGACCACTCTGATGAACGCGAGCGGTGAGAGCATCGGAACGGTGACGCTCGTGGAGAAGGGAGACGAGGTGGAGCTCCAGATCGCAGCCACGGGGCTCGCGCCAGGCCAGCACGGAATCCACTTCCATGAGGTGGGCAAGTGCGAGGGGCCGGCCTTCACCAGCGCGGGAGCTCACTTCAACCCGCGGGACAAGCAGCACGGGCTGGAGTCACCCAACGGCGCGCATGCCGGGGATCTCCCCAACCTGGAAGTGGACCCGAGCGGCAGGGCCGCCACCACGATGACGACGGATCGGGTGACGCTCAGCGATGGCCCGCTCTCGGTCTTCGATGCGGACGGCACCGCGCTCGTCATCCACGCCCTCCCCGATGATCAGGTGACCGATCCGTCAGGCAACTCCGGAGACCGCATCGCCTGCGGAGTCCTCCAGCGGTCGGAGTAG
- the mxcH gene encoding TonB-dependent siderophore myxochelin receptor MxcH produces the protein MFSPRPSFALLLTLLLPVVSLAAAEPVVEPPRRIDTVEVPYPAEALAARREGEVVLLLTIDEKGSVTASEIARSGEAAFDEAARSASLTFRFEPARVDGAPVACRIEFVQRFQLAPETPAPPEPVPSRPDDAAATAPPKEEKVTETTVRAHSEAERKRQSAEVVKVVEIRRAREQSADLGQVLAQQEGVSVRRTGGLGSTARFALNGLTDDQVRFFIDGLPLELSGYSFGVANVPVNFVDRIELYRGVVPARYEADALGGAVNLVSAPLREGAHGALSLQGGSFGTWRLTLAGSYQPEPSGFFVKAHLFADTSLNDYRVDVETADEQGQVLPASVKRFHDGYRAVGGGLDVGLESLGWADRLVFRAFGSGHDKELQHNLVMRGTPYGEASYGVTTAGGQLLYDKAFTEALRLDAVVGYGWQATDFADVSRWVYDWFGQQVRERALPGEINEQATDQTLWQHALYSRVHAEWVFADAQKLRLSIAPSQTWRTGEDRLSTPEEDVLAAERTLFTSVLGLEYEVELFDDTLQVILFGKDYRYAARAQELAEGGGFRRKDRDLQRFGGGLAMRVRLGEPLYLKASYERATRFPRVDELFGNGVLIHENLDLAPEGSHNLNLGIATSPLRSGLGTFRAELNGFARLLSNQIILLGDARESSYQNVFGAHALGVEASAGWSSAGRLFHVDANTTLQDLRNTSGEGTFGAFEGDRLPNRPWLFVNGSVRMTLRGLVAEQDELSPFWNTRYIRTFFRYWQSVGAGETKDVIPNQFVQSAGVSYRLTREKTTVGLTAELENLGNARNFDFYGVQRPGRAAWLKGTFEY, from the coding sequence ATGTTCTCGCCTCGCCCTTCGTTTGCCCTGCTTCTGACGCTCCTCCTGCCGGTGGTCTCCCTCGCAGCCGCCGAGCCGGTGGTGGAGCCCCCTCGTCGAATCGACACCGTCGAAGTCCCATACCCGGCGGAGGCGCTCGCGGCGCGCCGGGAGGGCGAAGTCGTTCTCCTGCTCACCATCGACGAGAAGGGGAGCGTTACCGCCTCGGAGATCGCCAGGTCTGGAGAGGCGGCGTTCGACGAGGCGGCCCGGTCCGCGAGCCTCACCTTCCGCTTTGAACCCGCTCGGGTGGACGGCGCGCCCGTGGCGTGTCGGATCGAGTTCGTCCAGCGCTTCCAGCTCGCTCCTGAGACACCCGCCCCTCCAGAGCCCGTCCCCTCCAGGCCGGATGACGCGGCCGCCACCGCTCCACCCAAGGAAGAGAAGGTGACGGAGACCACCGTCCGTGCCCACTCGGAGGCGGAGCGCAAGCGCCAGTCCGCGGAGGTGGTGAAGGTGGTGGAGATCCGACGCGCCAGGGAGCAGTCCGCGGATCTCGGTCAGGTGCTCGCGCAGCAGGAAGGAGTGTCGGTTCGCCGGACCGGGGGCCTGGGCAGCACCGCGCGCTTTGCCCTCAACGGGCTCACCGACGATCAGGTTCGCTTCTTCATCGACGGCCTTCCGCTCGAGCTCTCGGGCTATTCCTTTGGCGTCGCCAACGTGCCGGTGAACTTCGTGGATCGGATCGAGCTCTACCGTGGCGTCGTGCCAGCCCGGTACGAAGCCGATGCCCTCGGCGGGGCCGTCAACCTCGTCAGCGCCCCCTTGCGAGAGGGCGCCCACGGAGCCCTGTCTCTGCAGGGCGGCTCATTCGGTACCTGGCGCCTCACCCTGGCCGGCAGCTACCAGCCCGAGCCGAGTGGCTTCTTCGTCAAGGCACACCTGTTCGCGGACACCTCCCTTAACGACTACCGCGTCGACGTCGAGACCGCAGACGAGCAGGGTCAGGTGCTTCCCGCCTCGGTCAAGCGCTTCCATGACGGCTACCGAGCCGTGGGCGGTGGCCTCGACGTGGGGCTGGAGTCCCTCGGCTGGGCGGACCGGCTGGTCTTCCGGGCGTTCGGCTCCGGCCATGACAAGGAGCTGCAGCACAACCTGGTGATGCGCGGCACGCCTTATGGAGAGGCCTCCTATGGCGTCACCACCGCTGGCGGCCAGCTCCTCTACGACAAGGCCTTCACCGAAGCGCTGCGCCTGGATGCGGTCGTCGGGTACGGCTGGCAGGCCACGGACTTCGCCGACGTCTCGCGCTGGGTGTACGACTGGTTCGGCCAGCAGGTCCGCGAGAGGGCCCTGCCCGGAGAGATCAACGAGCAGGCGACGGATCAAACCCTCTGGCAGCACGCCCTCTACAGCCGGGTCCACGCCGAGTGGGTCTTCGCCGACGCCCAGAAGCTTCGGCTCTCCATCGCCCCTTCCCAGACCTGGCGCACCGGCGAGGATCGGCTCTCCACTCCCGAGGAGGATGTCCTCGCGGCGGAGCGGACGCTCTTCACCTCCGTGCTCGGCCTCGAATACGAGGTGGAGCTCTTCGACGACACGCTCCAGGTCATCCTCTTCGGCAAGGACTACCGCTACGCGGCCCGGGCCCAGGAGCTCGCCGAGGGTGGTGGCTTTCGGCGCAAGGACCGCGACCTGCAGCGCTTCGGGGGCGGGCTGGCCATGCGCGTGCGCCTGGGCGAGCCGCTCTACCTCAAGGCGAGCTACGAGCGGGCCACGCGCTTTCCCCGCGTGGACGAGCTGTTCGGCAACGGCGTGCTGATCCACGAGAACCTCGATCTGGCGCCCGAGGGGAGCCACAACCTCAACCTCGGGATCGCCACCTCGCCGCTGCGCTCGGGGCTCGGCACCTTCCGCGCGGAGCTCAACGGCTTCGCCCGCCTGCTCAGCAACCAGATCATCCTGCTGGGCGATGCTCGCGAGTCGAGCTACCAGAACGTCTTCGGGGCCCATGCGCTCGGCGTCGAGGCCTCCGCGGGCTGGAGCTCCGCCGGCCGCCTCTTCCACGTCGACGCGAACACCACCCTGCAGGATCTGCGCAATACCTCGGGGGAGGGGACCTTCGGTGCGTTCGAGGGCGACCGGCTCCCGAATCGCCCGTGGCTCTTCGTCAACGGCTCGGTCCGGATGACGCTGCGTGGGCTCGTCGCGGAGCAGGACGAGCTGTCGCCCTTCTGGAACACCCGCTATATCCGCACGTTCTTCCGGTACTGGCAGAGCGTGGGGGCCGGAGAGACGAAGGACGTGATTCCGAACCAGTTCGTCCAGTCCGCCGGCGTCAGCTATCGCCTGACGCGAGAGAAGACCACGGTGGGCCTCACGGCGGAGCTGGAGAACCTGGGCAACGCGAGGAACTTCGACTTCTACGGAGTCCAGAGGCCAGGCAGGGCTGCCTGGCTCAAGGGGACCTTCGAATACTGA
- a CDS encoding isopenicillin N synthase family dioxygenase, with amino-acid sequence MAAVPVGDGFDHVPILDVQALVDPSSSLAARREVAAQIGAACRESGFFYVVGHGVDAGLQARLEALSRQFFSIPLEEKMAIRMALGGRAWRGYFPVGGELTSGRPDRKEGLYFGAQLDPGHPLVRAGTPLHGPNLFPREPAGLGDAVLEYMAALTQLGHSLMRGIALSLGLDEHYFAARYTGDPLVLFRIFNYPPGPELAEDGQPVWGVGEHTDYGVLTILKQDEAGGLQVKSRAGGQVRWIEAAPVPGSFVCNIGDMLDRMTRGLYRSTPHRVRNRAGRDRLSLPFFFDPSWTAEVRPVDAAVLAEAGVDDQAERWDGQSVHAFRGTYGDYLLGKVGKVFPDLRAEVL; translated from the coding sequence ATGGCTGCCGTGCCCGTTGGAGATGGGTTCGATCACGTCCCGATCCTGGATGTCCAGGCGCTCGTCGATCCTTCGTCGAGCCTGGCCGCGCGCCGCGAGGTCGCCGCCCAGATCGGCGCGGCCTGTCGCGAGAGCGGCTTCTTCTATGTCGTCGGCCACGGCGTCGATGCCGGGCTCCAGGCACGCCTCGAGGCGCTGAGCCGCCAGTTCTTCTCGATCCCGCTCGAGGAGAAGATGGCCATCCGCATGGCGCTGGGCGGGCGCGCGTGGCGTGGGTACTTCCCCGTCGGCGGTGAGCTGACCTCTGGCCGCCCCGATCGCAAGGAGGGCCTCTACTTCGGCGCCCAGCTCGACCCCGGGCACCCGCTCGTCCGTGCCGGGACGCCGCTCCATGGCCCCAACCTCTTTCCGCGTGAGCCGGCCGGGCTGGGCGACGCGGTCCTCGAGTACATGGCCGCGCTCACCCAGCTCGGGCACTCGCTCATGCGAGGGATCGCGCTCAGCCTGGGCCTCGACGAGCACTACTTCGCCGCGCGCTACACCGGCGATCCGCTCGTGCTCTTTCGCATCTTCAACTACCCACCCGGCCCCGAGCTGGCCGAGGACGGGCAGCCCGTCTGGGGCGTCGGCGAGCACACGGACTATGGCGTGCTCACCATCCTCAAGCAGGACGAGGCCGGCGGCCTCCAGGTCAAGTCCCGGGCGGGCGGGCAGGTGCGCTGGATCGAAGCGGCACCCGTGCCGGGCTCGTTCGTGTGCAACATCGGCGACATGCTCGACCGGATGACTCGCGGACTCTACCGCTCGACGCCTCACCGGGTGCGGAACCGCGCCGGGCGCGACCGCCTGTCCCTGCCGTTCTTCTTCGACCCGAGCTGGACCGCCGAGGTGCGTCCGGTCGACGCCGCTGTCCTCGCGGAGGCGGGCGTCGATGATCAGGCCGAGCGCTGGGATGGGCAGAGCGTCCACGCCTTTCGTGGCACCTATGGCGACTACCTGCTCGGCAAGGTGGGCAAGGTCTTCCCGGATCTCCGCGCCGAGGTTCTCTAG